Proteins encoded in a region of the Trichosurus vulpecula isolate mTriVul1 chromosome 9, mTriVul1.pri, whole genome shotgun sequence genome:
- the LOC118831609 gene encoding death domain-containing membrane protein NRADD-like, with product MSGDRRRPRPWLLWLLLRSLLPSEVWAGQFCPSGLFPWGDLCCNTCPPDWGTSEPCGEADVNCKPCPSNETLSSEGTSRPCQPCCSCPIGHFLNHTNHCQPCKACPPGNEARIHCGKDTDTVCQPCPPDTYSKESSVQEPCKACTHCNQSKVVVLACTRLFDTLCMDEELHILIRDAEAKGADSNVSSTFPLPPRDSGVIIPIYCSLLAAVVVGLLAYVAFKSWRTCKQKQQLAKARVGELGVAEGEKLHSDSSICLDTTGLHEHHVGKGAQPEACQWRLYEQLPRGQQEEVEQLLVAGSPPRAGWQVLAKQLGYEAEAVEMMGQGPAPAHTLLRNWATEGGARATLEVLETSLKAIGREDVARALWSPDEGNSIV from the exons ATGTCCGGGGACAGGCGGCGGCCGCGCCCTTGGCTCCTGTGGCTGCTCCTGAGGTCGCTGCTCCCGTCCGAG GTGTGGGCTGGACAGTTCTGTCCCAGCGGACTCTTCCCTTGGGGAGATCTGTGTTGCAACACCTGCCCCCCAGACTGGGGGACCTCAGAGCCCTGTGGAGAAGCTGATGTAAACTGTAAACCATGTCCTTCCA ATGAGACCTTGTCCTCAGAAGGCACTTCCAGGCCCTGCCAGCCTTGTTGCAGCTGCCCCATCGGACATTTTCTCAACCACACCAACCATTGCCAGCCATGCAAGGCCTGCCCTCCAGGCAATGAAGCCAGGATTCATTGTGGGAAGGACACTGACACTGTGTGCCAGCCCTGTCCTCCGGACACCTACTCAAAGGAGAGCAGTGTCCAGGAGCCCTGCAAAGCCTGTACCCATTGCAATCAGAGCAAAGTTGTGGTCCTGGCCTGTACTCGACTCTTTGACACCCTTTGCATGG ATGAGGAACTGCACATCCTGATCCGTGATGCAGAAGCCAAGGGTGCAGACTCCAACGTCTCCTCCACCTTCCCCTTGCCTCCCAGGGACTCTggtgttatcatccccatctaTTGCTCCCtgctggcagctgtggtggtggGACTCCTAGCCTATGTTGCTTTCAAGAG CTGGAGAACCTGTAAACAGAAACAGCAGCTAGCAAAGGCTCGGGTTGGGGAGCTGGGTGTTGCTGAGGGGGAGAAGCTACACAGTGACAGCAGTATCTGCCTGGACACAACAGGACTCCATGAACACCATGTGGGCAAAG GGGCCCAGCCGGAGGCCTGTCAGTGGCGTCTCTATGAGCAGCTCCCCAGGGGACAACAAGAGGAGGTGGAGCAGCTGCTGGTGGCAGGCAGCCCACCCAGAGCAGGCTGGCAGGTCTTGGCTAAGCAACTGGGCTATGAAGCTGAGGCTGTGGAAATGATGGGCCAGGGCCCAGCACCTGCTCACACCTTGCTACGCAACTGGGCCACTGAAGGTGGGGCTAGAGCCACCCTTGAGGTCTTGGAGACATCACTGAAGGCAATAGGCCGAGAAGATGTGGCTAGGGCCCTGTGGAGTCCTGACGAGGGTAATTCCATAGTATGA